A segment of the Desulfomicrobium macestii genome:
AAATAGAGAAACTTGTTCAGCTCGCTGTCGGAGCGCATCAGCGAAAGCCCGCCCCAGAACGCAGTGACCCCGAAAATGTAGAGCCAGAAGGCATAGTCTTTTTCACCCCTGGTGCGGATGTCGATCCACAGGGCAACAAGGGTGATGGCCACGCCGGACCAGAGCGAGACGAGCTTGCGCAGTTCCCAGGAGACGTCGGCCTGGCCGAAGATGAAAGGCGTCAGGTCCATGCTCATGTACCACAGCGTCGCGGCCACGGGCATGACCAGAAACGGCAACCGGTAGCGCCAGAGCAGGATCGCCCCTGCGGCCAGGGTGCCCAGCTCCATGAAGATCCAACGCCAGTCGATATAGACATGGTAGTCGCGGTAAACCCGTCCGTCGGCCCACCAGCCCATGGCCTCCTGGAATCCATAGATCGCCAGCGGAGTCAGGGCCACGACAAAGGTGGCGATGATCCCGGCCGGGATGGGCAAGCGGCGCGTGTGCAGAAAATTTTCGGTGAGCAGAAGCCCGGCCACGGCGTAGGCCACGGCAATGCCAAGCAGCCCCCACCCCCCGAACGACTCCCAGCCCAGGGTCATGAACAGGCTCATGGCGCCGATGGCCATGAGGCCGCCCAGATAATAAAGGATATGGGTGAAGCGAAAACCCGGCGTGTCCACGGCCGAGGCCTCCAGAAACTCCCACAACAGCCCCGCCTGTCCGGCATCGAGTATGCCCTTTT
Coding sequences within it:
- a CDS encoding DUF2157 domain-containing protein → MDVSRNRLRQAVEKGILDAGQAGLLWEFLEASAVDTPGFRFTHILYYLGGLMAIGAMSLFMTLGWESFGGWGLLGIAVAYAVAGLLLTENFLHTRRLPIPAGIIATFVVALTPLAIYGFQEAMGWWADGRVYRDYHVYIDWRWIFMELGTLAAGAILLWRYRLPFLVMPVAATLWYMSMDLTPFIFGQADVSWELRKLVSLWSGVAITLVALWIDIRTRGEKDYAFWLYIFGVTAFWGGLSLMRSDSELNKFLYFCVNMLLIFCGAALRRRVFAVFGGLGAAGYLGYLSWNVFKDSLLFPFVLTVIGLGVIWLGIIWQRHEKSISLKLRGILPKPLQDLVDRRG